A DNA window from Sphaeramia orbicularis chromosome 22, fSphaOr1.1, whole genome shotgun sequence contains the following coding sequences:
- the LOC115414353 gene encoding putative nuclease HARBI1 isoform X1, translating to MEEEEQLRSFLFVMTYMLLKRRRDINTANTHRRNEIHRRIRHRQYFFQRQRRMLMMMIAGGIRSNVRIRTRPWTTTQSTDWWERVVMTEFQPSDWLDKFRMSRDTFFYLCDKLRPRLARQDTSFRLALPVEKRVAVALWRLASNIEYRTISSLFGVGKSTVCRCVRDMCHAIVALLSSVYLRSPSEQELEDSAHLFLSHWGFPHCVAAIATLHTAIITPSNNASDYANPAGWLSVVSQVAVSGRGQFWDVCASFPGGTEPADILQNSSLWASAAEGGLSPNPTPTFMGKPLRYVLVGEACYPVQSWLMKAFPEEKGRRATHTALTERQRLFNRSLSRALRVCDEALLRLRARWQCLSKRNDCGLDVVPTMILACCILHNMCESHGDAFKAEWQAEVSETESPQPNHKHLLSTSLDQSQAEEVRHLFCDYFEQNE from the exons atggaggaagaggagcagctgCGGTCGTTCCTGTTCGTCATGACATACATGCTGCTGAAGAGGAGGAGAGACATCAACAccgcaaacacacacagacggaATGAGATCCACAGACGCATCCGACACCGACAGTACTTCTTCCAGAGACAGAGGAGGATGCTCATG ATGATGATAGCAGGAGGAATCCGCTCCAATGTGCGCATCCGCACTCGTCCCTGGACCACCACTCAAAGCACTGATTGGTGGGAGCGGGTGGTGATGACAGAGTTCCAGCCTTCTGATTGGCTGGATAAATTCCGTATGAGCAGGGACACGTTCTTCTACCTCTGTGACAAACTGCGGCCTCGTCTGGCTCGTCAGGACACCAGCTTCCGCCTGGCCCTGCCCGTGGAGAAACGAGTCGCTGTGGCGTTGTGGCGTCTGGCGTCAAACATCGAATACCGCACCATCAGCTCGCTGTTCGGAGTGGGGAAGTCCACAGTGTGCAGGTGTGTCAGAGACATGTGTCACGCCATCGTGGCACTACTCAGCTCGGTGTACCTGCGCTCCCCTTCTGAGCAGGAGCTGGAGGACTCGGCTCATCTGTTCCTGTCCCACTGGGGTTTCCCCCACTGTGTTGCTGCCATAGCAACACTCCACACAGCCATCATCACACCATCCAACAATGCGTCTGACTATGCCAACCCTGCAGGATGGCTGTCAGTGGTCTCTCAG GTGGCTGTGAGTGGGCGTGGACAGTTCTGGGACGTATGTGCCAGTTTTCCAGGTGGGACCGAGCCTGCTGACATCTTACAGAACTCTTCGCTCTGGGCTTCAGCGGCAGAGGGTGGGCTGTCACCCAACCCCACCCCGACATTTATGGGAAAACCCCTCAG GTACGTCCTGGTGGGGGAGGCGTGCTACCCAGTGCAGAGCTGGCTCATGAAGGCCTTTCCTGAAGAGAAGGGCCGCAGAGCGACTCACACGGCGCTGACGGAGCGACAGAGACTGTTCAACCGGAGCCTGAGCCGAGCGCTGCGAGTGTGTGACGAGGCTCTGCTGAGGCTCAGGGCGCGATGGCAGTGTCTGAGCAAGAGGAACGACTGCGGCCTGGACGTGGTGCCCACCATGATCCTGGCCTGCTGCATCCTGCACAACATGTGCGAGTCCCACGGAGACGCCTTCAAGGCGGAGTGGCAGGCGGAGGTGTCCGAGACAGAGAGCCCTCAGCCCAACCACAAACATCTGCTCTCCACCAGCCTGGACCAGAGCCAAGCTGAGGAGGTCCGACACCTCTTCTGTGACTACTTTGAACAAAACGAGTAA
- the LOC115414353 gene encoding putative nuclease HARBI1 isoform X2, which translates to MMIAGGIRSNVRIRTRPWTTTQSTDWWERVVMTEFQPSDWLDKFRMSRDTFFYLCDKLRPRLARQDTSFRLALPVEKRVAVALWRLASNIEYRTISSLFGVGKSTVCRCVRDMCHAIVALLSSVYLRSPSEQELEDSAHLFLSHWGFPHCVAAIATLHTAIITPSNNASDYANPAGWLSVVSQVAVSGRGQFWDVCASFPGGTEPADILQNSSLWASAAEGGLSPNPTPTFMGKPLRYVLVGEACYPVQSWLMKAFPEEKGRRATHTALTERQRLFNRSLSRALRVCDEALLRLRARWQCLSKRNDCGLDVVPTMILACCILHNMCESHGDAFKAEWQAEVSETESPQPNHKHLLSTSLDQSQAEEVRHLFCDYFEQNE; encoded by the exons ATGATGATAGCAGGAGGAATCCGCTCCAATGTGCGCATCCGCACTCGTCCCTGGACCACCACTCAAAGCACTGATTGGTGGGAGCGGGTGGTGATGACAGAGTTCCAGCCTTCTGATTGGCTGGATAAATTCCGTATGAGCAGGGACACGTTCTTCTACCTCTGTGACAAACTGCGGCCTCGTCTGGCTCGTCAGGACACCAGCTTCCGCCTGGCCCTGCCCGTGGAGAAACGAGTCGCTGTGGCGTTGTGGCGTCTGGCGTCAAACATCGAATACCGCACCATCAGCTCGCTGTTCGGAGTGGGGAAGTCCACAGTGTGCAGGTGTGTCAGAGACATGTGTCACGCCATCGTGGCACTACTCAGCTCGGTGTACCTGCGCTCCCCTTCTGAGCAGGAGCTGGAGGACTCGGCTCATCTGTTCCTGTCCCACTGGGGTTTCCCCCACTGTGTTGCTGCCATAGCAACACTCCACACAGCCATCATCACACCATCCAACAATGCGTCTGACTATGCCAACCCTGCAGGATGGCTGTCAGTGGTCTCTCAG GTGGCTGTGAGTGGGCGTGGACAGTTCTGGGACGTATGTGCCAGTTTTCCAGGTGGGACCGAGCCTGCTGACATCTTACAGAACTCTTCGCTCTGGGCTTCAGCGGCAGAGGGTGGGCTGTCACCCAACCCCACCCCGACATTTATGGGAAAACCCCTCAG GTACGTCCTGGTGGGGGAGGCGTGCTACCCAGTGCAGAGCTGGCTCATGAAGGCCTTTCCTGAAGAGAAGGGCCGCAGAGCGACTCACACGGCGCTGACGGAGCGACAGAGACTGTTCAACCGGAGCCTGAGCCGAGCGCTGCGAGTGTGTGACGAGGCTCTGCTGAGGCTCAGGGCGCGATGGCAGTGTCTGAGCAAGAGGAACGACTGCGGCCTGGACGTGGTGCCCACCATGATCCTGGCCTGCTGCATCCTGCACAACATGTGCGAGTCCCACGGAGACGCCTTCAAGGCGGAGTGGCAGGCGGAGGTGTCCGAGACAGAGAGCCCTCAGCCCAACCACAAACATCTGCTCTCCACCAGCCTGGACCAGAGCCAAGCTGAGGAGGTCCGACACCTCTTCTGTGACTACTTTGAACAAAACGAGTAA
- the LOC115414097 gene encoding uncharacterized protein LOC115414097 encodes MEDLPWLPSSSKVVNQSGGYLSVIVNSEEELTTLLENHKRATLTSFNKWSVKFKDAGKLRLLWQVEDYSEDTPLCVTKRVIRDCQHGKASRAHTAKQVHSLEHVYTKKKLHIQKRKKVDCPAKMFIRHVKRYDTFSVKGEATRARKEETMKRLKQELAQTNPPTSTFIHVKLPLVEAHQNHSINIGCCFGRRIHPITFAQRTCKNHMK; translated from the exons ATGGAAG ATTTGCCGTGGCTGCCCTCATCTAGCAAAGTAGTTAACCAAAGTGGAGGCTATTTGAGCGTTATCGTGAACTCTGAGGAAGAACTCACAACCCTCTTAGAAAACCACAAAAGAGCCACACTCACTTCATTCAACAAGTG GTCTGTCAAGTTCAAAGATGCTGGGAAACTCAGGCTGCTTTGGCAAGTGGAGGATTACTCTGAAGATACCCCACTTTGTGTCACAAAGAGAGTCATTCGGGACTGTCAACATGGGAAAGCATCACGTGCGCACACAGCTAAG CAGGTGCATTCACTGGAACATGTGTATACAAAGAAAAAACTACATATTCAGAAAAGGAAGAAAGTAGACTGTCCAGCAAAGATGTTTATAAGGCATGTGAAGAG GTATGACACGTTTAGTGTTAAAGGAGAGGCCACCAGAGCCAGAAAGGAAGAAACCATGAAAAGGTTGAAGCAAGAACTGGCCCAAACAAACCCACCAACCTCCACATTTATCCACGTCAAACTTCCATTAGTGGAAGCTCACCAGAACCACTCCATTAACATTGGGTGTTGCTTTGGAAGACGAATCCACCCCATA ACTTTTGCGCAAAGGACCTGCAAAAACCATATGAAGTAG
- the tpgs1 gene encoding tubulin polyglutamylase complex subunit 1 → MADKEKRRSGLGSAGLTGDGKASRSDSDRDFLTQAGVGELLRGAVLKMVEARSDDPIGFLADHFCNLASMTDPGGAGWGGEGEQPNSGGPMGAGAQEQQHLNRALWHLRLAHHSQRSAFSNNVRVAYDLLNLSAPRTCSFDGPEAPDVPCSPTGGGGGGGVGGGVRGGLYTQTLQCLCSEGGVPASTSAPLLRRLHCQDHEAVPYDVFRHGVLTCAVFSDYIRQAQRLYAEVCCPDEGPVSRALCMAVLGTLKEALETSQGSDANNIVNANAKANSCLEVNVKAIRYLEASAKISPCKLAQAMSGAQTRGPGGNMDAKEFENAAAELFITRVKVVS, encoded by the exons ATGGCGGACAAGGAGAAGCGGAGGTCCGGGCTGGGCTCCGCGGGGCTGACCGGGGACGGAAAAGCCTCCAGATCCGACAGCGACAGAGACTTCCTGACGCAGGCCGGGGTGGGGGAGCTGCTGCGGGGGGCCGTCCTCAAGATGGTGGAGGCCAGATCCGACGACCCCATCGGCTTTTTGGCGGACCACTTCTGCAACCTGGCCTCCATGACGGACCCGGGAGGGGCCgggtgggggggtgaaggggAGCAGCCGAACAGCGGAGGACCGATGGGCGCAGGCGCACAAGAGCAGCAGCATCTGAACAGGGCTCTGTGGCACCTGAGGCTGGCCCACCATTCACAGag ATCTGCCTTCAGTAACAACGTGCGTGTTGCATACGACCTCCTGAACCTCAGCGCTCCCCGTACATGCTCCTTTGATGGTCCTGAGGCTCCAGATGTCCCCTGCAGTCctacaggaggaggagggggaggaggagtggGGGGAGGGGTGAGAGGAGGCTTGTACACCCAGACTCTGCAGTGTTTGTGTAGTGAAGGTGGCGTCCCAGCATCCACCTCTGCTCCGCTCCTGCGACGCCTACACTGCCAAGACCACGAGGCGGTCCCGTATGATGTTTTCCGTCATGGCGTGCTAACATGTGCGGTGTTCTCAGACTACATCCGACAGGCCCAGAGGCTCTACGCCGAAGTGTGCTGCCCGGACGAGGGCCCGGTGTCGCGGGCGTTGTGCATGGCCGTGCTGGGGACCCTCAAAGAGGCCCTGGAGACGTCACAGGGCAGCGATGCAAACAACATTGtgaatgctaatgctaaagctaattcCTGTCTGGAAGTTAACGTAAAGGCTATTCGTTATCTGGAGGCCAGTGCCAAGATATCTCCCTGTAAGCTCGCTCAGGCCATGTCAGGAGCACAGACGCGAGGGCCTGGAGGGAACATGGACGCCAAGGAGTTTGAAAACGCAGCCGCAGAACTGTTTATCACCCGAGTAAAAGTTGTGTCCTAG